The window TTTTGGTGTCAATTGAAAACGTTTCAGAATGTAGCCACCAAGAAAAATACCAAAACAAGCACCAGGTATAGCGATACCACCGGCAAATAAATTTGCTTGTGATTTTCCCAAAGAAAATTGTGTTTCCAAATATTTGGGaagaaaaattagaaaacCACTAACGATTGCCAATTCCATACAAGAACCAAGACAGGTGACCATATAGACTGGATTGCATGCCAGTCGCCACATACAAGCCGGTATTTCACCCAATTTACGGCcatattttgtattttttgaattcatagTTCCATTTGGATCATCACCACAGTTAGTTTTAACGTTATTACTGTTACTATTATTGTTACTGCTGCAGTTATTACCCGTATATGAATGgcagccaccaccaccaccaccaccgcttGGTAAAGCGACAATtaattcttttgatttttttgctttcagaCTTTTtggaaatataaaaaatggtATCGAGATCTAAATAGTGTGGGGTCcatacgaaaaaaacaattagatttagtggaaagaaaaaaactgaaaaattatttaaaacaTACGATTAAAAGCAGTATACCGAGTAAAATGAAACCAGCCCACCATGCACCGATCCATTTAGTATGACCAGGAAAAATATCTTCTGGCACAACACCGGTGCCCAATGCATTTTCATGAACATTGATAAAGAATCCACCGAGTAGAAATCCACAAACTAGACCAAAAGCAACCATACTATACATACAACCCATATACATTGATGAACTTTCTTTTGgcacatgatcatcaatataagTGGTGCCCAATGTGAAAATTGGTGTACCACCACAACCAATCAGAACCATAGCCAACATGAAAACCAACATTTGTGGTGcatgataatttgattcttGCAGAcaatttggatcatcatccaaaagACCAAGATTAATAAATTGActatacaagaaaaaaaaatctagttAGCAAAAATAACACGAAATGATCAAACATCTGATTTACCTGGCTTTCTCAAGAAATGGTGACGTTAATGCCGGTTTCGGTATACGACATGTATTGTCCAAATATTGTTGATCCGATTGATTTTTACCATTAtgcattgatgataatggtgatttcAATGACATAAAATGtggtaatgaaaatattaacGAACCAATGGCAGTGACAACGATACCGGTACCGATCCAGCGTGGTATATGTCGATGTGTACCAAAATAACtgacaaaaattattgtggCAAGATTTCCAATCTCAAATGTCGAAACAATAGCACCGGACATTTGTGATGATATATCAAAACGTTTTTCAATCGTAGTAATAACACTATTAAAATAACCAGATGAAAGTGCCTGTTGCAGTGTTACCAAAATGCAACAAAGAAATACGAAAAATTGTATGGTTGCATATTGCCTAAgcgaattgaatttcaatgacCAACAACcgcattcaattttttctacatCCAAATTATCGGTGTCCGTATCACCAACGCCCACTGTTGAACgcatttttaatgatgaatattttatcgATACATTTGGATCACCGGctattgatgatgtatgatgatgtaatggAAAATAATATGGTGGATATGTTGCATCATAatgtattgttttttctgatgatgttTTCTTTAGATTTGGTAACGCTAATGCAATAATTGGACCAGATTTATCCAACGCAATTTGTTGCTGTAATGATTCACCTGATTGATGTGCATAAAGACCAGTAGCAGCATAATAGGAATAATCACGTACTGATGTAGCATTTCCGGCACTTTTTGCACGACGATGACCATGTATATAACGtggacgatgatgatgtgaatgatgtGTTTGtaactgttgttgttgctgctgctgctgtattgatgatgatggtggtgctgttggtggtggtggttgttgtggATAAATTCCACCAGATTCACCTGAACAATgcattttatgatgatgatgatggtaatgatgatgatgatgatgataatgtttaccaccaccaccaccattcgatgaggatgatgatgatgattgaatttctttatttggattcgacattttttttttatttctaagATAATGGCCAAGTATCGaattataataaacaaaacaacaacaacaacaatataaagTGTCCACTGAGTTTTTGCCAATAGAGACTAGAATTCACTATAATaatgtaaataataaatggaaaaaaaattttgatgaaataaaaaaccaaaaaattgGTTCACCACTTACGTTTTGATTTTCGTATATTTCCAATTGTTTGATATTATGTTTCGATAATCTATTTTGTGTGTTGACAATATCTAGAAATCAGAAATATGAatcataattaataaaataaaatcagatCAGATCAGATCAGATCAATTGATATATCGATACacaaacacgcacacacacagacacaactGACATGCACCGAGTATATACATAGATGGAGAGAAATAAATTGAGATGCAAAATATATGCATTTTGCttctcttttcattttctaacACACATCTATAGATAAAtatagagatagagagagagagagagtggaCAGTACAAATGGACTGAAacatatgaaatgaaaataccGGATTCATAAcggaacagaaaaaatccCCCTCCTTcctcattaaaaaaaactacaactTTCACCGGTTGAAACACTGACTGACTGATTTGATTGactgacacacacacacacacaagaaaaagagagaaaatctTTAcatcagaacaaaaaaaagaagcagCAGAAgccgaaaacaaaatcgaacatgacacacacagtaacaaaaaaaaaattgaacaataacaacaacaagaacaaaaacaaaaatgccACGTGAACAGagatttacaaaaaaaaaaattaaaaaaacgaaaaaaaatgaatctttCGCACTCACACACACTCTTAGATCCAACACTCTGGAACCatccaacaaacaaacaaattcaacaaattgtCTTCATTAtcgtcttcttcttcttgacTTTATTGGCTATGCGCAACCGAAGAGTAAGATTCATTTCACTTGGAAACcagaaaataatttcttgGTATTTACCCGATATaacacacgcacatacaTATAAGTTTGTCCTTCATTTCTGTTGTTTACAACAACCGAAatcttgaaaataataatttatatatcgatttattagtgcgtgtgtgtgtatggaaaaaaaatatgtcaagtcatcattcaattattgatcgattatgattatggaattcaaaaagaaaaacaacaataaaacacATAAGACATATAAGAGTGAtggaatcaaacaaaatttggaacaaaataACGGTGACGAAGcagattttcatcaat of the Dermatophagoides farinae isolate YC_2012a chromosome 1, ASM2471394v1, whole genome shotgun sequence genome contains:
- the LOC124492345 gene encoding solute carrier organic anion transporter family member 3A1 yields the protein MSNPNKEIQSSSSSSSNGGGGGKHYHHHHHHYHHHHHKMHCSGESGGIYPQQPPPPTAPPSSSIQQQQQQQQLQTHHSHHHRPRYIHGHRRAKSAGNATSVRDYSYYAATGLYAHQSGESLQQQIALDKSGPIIALALPNLKKTSSEKTIHYDATYPPYYFPLHHHTSSIAGDPNVSIKYSSLKMRSTVGVGDTDTDNLDVEKIECGCWSLKFNSLRQYATIQFFVFLCCILVTLQQALSSGYFNSVITTIEKRFDISSQMSGAIVSTFEIGNLATIIFVSYFGTHRHIPRWIGTGIVVTAIGSLIFSLPHFMSLKSPLSSMHNGKNQSDQQYLDNTCRIPKPALTSPFLEKASQFINLGLLDDDPNCLQESNYHAPQMLVFMLAMVLIGCGGTPIFTLGTTYIDDHVPKESSSMYMGCMYSMVAFGLVCGFLLGGFFINVHENALGTGVVPEDIFPGHTKWIGAWWAGFILLGILLLIISIPFFIFPKSLKAKKSKELIVALPSGGGGGGGCHSYTGNNCSSNNNSNSNNVKTNCGDDPNGTMNSKNTKYGRKLGEIPACMWRLACNPVYMVTCLGSCMELAIVSGFLIFLPKYLETQFSLGKSQANLFAGGIAIPGACFGIFLGGYILKRFQLTPKGAIQVVLFFNIICMGLYTALYFLGCENVKMAGTTLPYANTTRFQDTFSVNLTAECNLGCRCSSNDLEPVCDVRNKISYYSPCFAGCTSVDNSRDIRNYSNCACLLSNNNNNHEITMVPIVTPGPCHQICTAMVPFMVLLFIITLVVSITQMPVVMITLRSVDEEERSLALGMQFVLFRLFGYIPSPIVFGNVIDSTCLVWKNHCGEQGGFCLLYNIEQFRLRYVGVCSAFKITAAILFFFDLLLICYREKKELKKLQMKNGTFTTDEVISSIISLDRLSVFGWSVAPETIAEADEEQQPLGGQQQHQQQQMQDSDYNSAIDDDDENLSSNSSLIPVPIGVGNLIAINDNHDNNNGDNNDNQTTMMIPSSNINSIQIEMLPSSSTSKHYHHHHRSESLV